One segment of Anatilimnocola aggregata DNA contains the following:
- a CDS encoding GAF domain-containing protein, whose product MSQLNSDTIEKTKQQIRGLVGEIQQLSKSDLSPDEFYAAFLQRVIGALAAVGGAVWVLGEGKKPTLAYQVNISPTLMDAESEDATKHSKLLEYIVNTNQPQLIPPLSSAGDERLGGNPTRQLMVVSPLGHDGSVEGLIEIFQRPDTQPNTQRGYLNFLKQMCDISAEWFKNRKLGQLTDKHSLWSEADQFSRSVHESLDLRDTCYTIVNEGRRLLGVDRVSVAIKKGGKCFVEAVSGQDTVDSRSNVMTMLGTLATRVAASGEPLWYMGSTEDMPPQIEEALEEYVDHSYTKSLTVLPLRKPRSVETGVANATGESSQALGAIIGVLIVEQIESEIPRQVLDPRLDLVFEHSARALSNSIEHNTLFLMPVWKAIGHSQAMVHARNLPKTLTIGGAVLAVLLALFIIPWDFNMTATGSLQPVVSNHVFVPERTVVQEVLVDNNSLVEAGQTLVVLRSDELQQEMKRVDGELRAKNEQLNAIRQRLTNTSNPTTPQERARDQADQSSVEVEIRSLKAQYDLLLGREEKLTVRSPIKGRVITWDAKRQLMNRPVETGQVLLTVAAENTDWELELYMPERRVSHLVKHRAKNPGQPVKVDYILMTEPGTSHYGTVQDVHWMAEPHEQQGHMVRVRVKTDPKDLRIETARPGASVTAHVDCGDTVLGWALFHEAWEYVEANLLFW is encoded by the coding sequence ATGTCGCAACTGAACTCCGACACGATCGAGAAAACCAAGCAGCAGATCCGTGGGCTGGTTGGTGAAATTCAACAGCTGTCGAAGAGCGATCTTTCGCCGGATGAGTTTTACGCAGCGTTCTTGCAGCGCGTGATTGGTGCCCTCGCGGCCGTTGGTGGCGCGGTGTGGGTGCTGGGCGAGGGAAAGAAGCCCACGCTCGCCTATCAGGTGAACATCAGTCCGACGTTGATGGACGCCGAGAGCGAAGACGCAACCAAGCACTCAAAGTTGCTCGAGTACATCGTCAACACGAATCAACCCCAACTCATTCCGCCCCTCTCGAGCGCCGGCGACGAGCGACTCGGCGGCAATCCCACGCGGCAGTTGATGGTCGTTTCGCCGCTGGGTCATGATGGGTCCGTCGAAGGGCTCATCGAGATTTTTCAGCGGCCCGATACGCAGCCGAACACACAGCGCGGTTATTTGAACTTCCTCAAGCAGATGTGCGACATCTCGGCGGAGTGGTTCAAAAACCGCAAGCTGGGACAACTCACCGACAAGCACTCGCTTTGGAGCGAAGCTGATCAATTCTCCCGCAGCGTCCACGAGAGCCTCGATCTGCGCGACACGTGTTACACGATAGTGAACGAAGGTCGCCGCTTGCTGGGTGTCGATCGTGTGAGCGTTGCCATCAAGAAGGGTGGCAAGTGCTTTGTCGAAGCGGTCAGCGGACAAGACACCGTCGACTCGCGCTCGAACGTGATGACGATGCTCGGCACGCTCGCCACACGCGTGGCCGCTTCGGGCGAACCGCTGTGGTACATGGGTTCGACCGAGGACATGCCGCCGCAGATCGAAGAAGCTCTCGAAGAATACGTCGATCATTCGTACACCAAGTCACTCACCGTGCTGCCGCTGCGGAAGCCTCGCTCGGTCGAAACGGGGGTCGCGAATGCCACCGGTGAATCGTCACAAGCCTTGGGCGCAATCATCGGCGTGCTGATTGTCGAACAGATCGAAAGCGAAATTCCGCGCCAGGTGCTCGATCCTCGGTTGGATCTGGTCTTCGAACATAGCGCCCGCGCTCTTTCGAATTCGATCGAGCACAACACGCTCTTTTTGATGCCGGTTTGGAAAGCCATTGGCCATTCGCAGGCAATGGTCCATGCTCGCAACCTGCCCAAGACGCTCACGATTGGTGGCGCAGTCCTGGCGGTGCTGCTGGCCCTGTTCATCATTCCGTGGGATTTCAACATGACTGCGACTGGCTCATTGCAGCCGGTGGTCAGTAATCACGTCTTTGTGCCCGAGCGGACGGTTGTGCAGGAAGTACTCGTCGATAACAACTCGCTGGTCGAGGCTGGTCAAACGCTGGTTGTTCTCCGCAGCGACGAATTGCAGCAGGAGATGAAACGAGTCGACGGCGAACTGCGGGCCAAGAACGAACAACTGAACGCCATTCGTCAACGATTGACCAACACCAGCAACCCCACCACGCCGCAAGAACGGGCCCGCGATCAGGCGGACCAATCTTCGGTGGAAGTCGAAATCCGCAGCTTGAAGGCGCAGTACGATTTGCTCCTCGGTCGCGAGGAGAAACTCACCGTTCGCAGTCCAATCAAAGGTCGCGTCATCACCTGGGATGCCAAACGCCAGCTGATGAATCGCCCGGTGGAAACCGGCCAGGTCCTGCTGACGGTGGCTGCCGAGAACACCGACTGGGAACTCGAGCTCTACATGCCAGAACGCCGCGTGAGTCACCTGGTGAAGCACCGCGCAAAGAATCCAGGCCAGCCCGTTAAGGTCGACTACATCTTGATGACTGAGCCCGGCACCAGCCACTACGGCACCGTGCAGGACGTGCACTGGATGGCCGAACCACACGAACAGCAGGGGCACATGGTCCGCGTGCGAGTGAAGACCGATCCGAAAGACCTGCGCATCGAAACGGCCCGTCCGGGTGCGAGTGTCACGGCTCACGTCGATTGTGGCGATACCGTGCTCGGTTGGGCGCTCTTCCACGAAGCTTGGGAATACGTCGAAGCAAACCTCCTCTTCTGGTAA
- a CDS encoding preprotein translocase subunit SecA, which produces MSSTTSVNGIPQGWQAKMLSWLGGPIQRRLAQWGSQLQQINAFEPMLAAEEPRDLRKRSLALRYRAKAGEPLASLVPEGYALVREAAKRAIQQRHYDVQMIGGMALFYGCIAEMETGEGKTLTATLPTYLHALIGKGSHVATVNDYLAERDAAMMRPVYEVLGMSTGIVLTPDTQDTRRKAYACDITYGTAKEFGFDFLRDRLLLRRMGMAQSNLLNQLTSARMEMGGEMPVQREHHFCLVDEADSILIDEARTPLIIGSLGEKAIERIVTLYRWAAEVVPQFLEEEHYEYEHDEKKIELSTEGRQLVRSMPKPEILRGVGLIDLYQYVERAIKCKRDFLLDRHYVVKEGEIVIVDENTGRLAEGRKWRDGIHQAIEAQERIDVSVPTGQAARITIQDLFLRYKHLAGMTGTASSAAREFKKVYKMRVIPVPTNRPVQRKRLPDRVYGTADQKWRAIVEDVREAHIKRRPVLIGTRSIDKSVILSKLLTEKGIPHQVLNAHEVATEAEIVARAGEEGKVTVATNMAGRGTDIKLQQPVKDLGGLHVICTELHDSARIDRQLMGRCGRQGDPGTVQQYMSLDDDVLRTGFGPQTAEKMTKVGEQDSANPQKYLSLLQRAQRKVERRHLRDRFVLLFHEKERKKMQQEMGQDPYLDTPD; this is translated from the coding sequence ATGAGTTCCACTACATCCGTCAACGGCATCCCCCAGGGCTGGCAGGCCAAGATGCTGTCGTGGCTGGGTGGGCCCATTCAGCGACGGCTGGCACAGTGGGGGTCGCAGCTGCAGCAGATTAATGCCTTCGAGCCGATGCTAGCGGCCGAAGAGCCGCGCGACCTGCGCAAGCGAAGTCTCGCGCTCCGTTATCGCGCCAAAGCAGGTGAACCGTTAGCGAGCCTGGTTCCCGAGGGCTATGCCCTGGTGCGGGAAGCGGCCAAGCGAGCCATTCAACAGCGGCACTACGACGTGCAAATGATCGGCGGCATGGCCCTCTTTTATGGCTGCATTGCCGAAATGGAAACGGGCGAAGGGAAAACGCTGACAGCGACCCTGCCCACTTACTTACACGCCCTGATTGGTAAGGGCTCGCATGTTGCCACGGTCAACGACTATCTGGCCGAGCGCGATGCCGCCATGATGCGTCCGGTCTATGAGGTGCTGGGAATGTCGACCGGCATCGTCCTCACGCCCGATACGCAAGACACGCGGCGAAAAGCCTATGCCTGCGACATCACGTACGGCACTGCAAAAGAATTCGGCTTCGACTTTCTCCGCGACCGCCTGCTGCTGCGGCGAATGGGCATGGCCCAGTCGAACTTGCTCAATCAGCTCACGTCAGCCCGCATGGAAATGGGTGGCGAAATGCCCGTTCAGCGGGAGCATCACTTCTGCCTGGTCGACGAGGCCGACAGTATCTTGATCGACGAAGCCAGAACGCCGCTCATCATTGGTTCGCTCGGCGAAAAAGCCATCGAACGGATCGTCACGCTCTATCGCTGGGCTGCGGAAGTGGTGCCGCAGTTCCTTGAGGAAGAGCACTACGAATATGAACACGACGAGAAAAAGATCGAACTTTCGACCGAAGGTCGCCAATTGGTTCGGTCGATGCCCAAGCCCGAGATTCTCCGCGGCGTGGGGCTGATCGACCTGTATCAATACGTCGAACGCGCCATCAAGTGCAAGCGAGACTTTCTGCTCGATCGCCACTACGTGGTGAAAGAAGGCGAAATCGTCATCGTCGATGAAAACACGGGTCGTTTGGCTGAAGGACGCAAATGGCGGGACGGTATTCATCAGGCGATTGAAGCCCAGGAACGGATCGACGTCAGCGTGCCGACGGGTCAGGCCGCCCGCATCACGATTCAAGATCTGTTTCTGCGCTACAAGCACCTGGCCGGCATGACCGGCACTGCTTCATCTGCAGCGCGCGAGTTCAAGAAGGTCTACAAGATGCGGGTCATTCCCGTGCCGACCAATCGTCCAGTACAGCGAAAACGCTTGCCCGACCGCGTATATGGAACGGCCGATCAAAAATGGCGGGCCATTGTCGAAGATGTACGTGAAGCACACATCAAACGCCGGCCGGTGCTGATTGGTACGCGGTCGATCGATAAGTCGGTCATTCTCTCGAAGCTGCTGACGGAAAAAGGAATTCCTCACCAGGTGCTCAACGCGCACGAAGTGGCAACCGAAGCCGAGATCGTCGCACGGGCCGGTGAAGAGGGAAAAGTAACGGTTGCCACGAACATGGCCGGCCGCGGTACCGACATCAAACTGCAGCAGCCGGTGAAAGACCTCGGCGGCCTGCATGTCATTTGCACCGAATTGCACGACTCGGCCCGGATCGACCGCCAGCTGATGGGGCGCTGTGGTCGGCAAGGCGATCCCGGCACGGTGCAGCAATATATGTCTCTCGACGACGACGTACTGCGTACCGGCTTCGGCCCGCAGACCGCCGAGAAAATGACCAAAGTGGGCGAGCAAGATTCCGCCAATCCGCAGAAGTATCTGAGCCTGTTGCAACGCGCTCAGCGAAAAGTCGAACGGCGTCACTTGCGCGATCGGTTCGTCCTGCTGTTCCACGAGAAGGAACGGAAAAAGATGCAGCAGGAAATGGGGCAGGACCCTTACTTGGATACGCCCGACTAG
- a CDS encoding BBP7 family outer membrane beta-barrel protein, whose product MKTNLRLVGALGVLILLAATHVSAQEVRQALADTLDVVRQATWLNDADGSYNPCPAEDTWCGDNSCGMCNQCCRPLNMWAQVEYLMWWGKGSHLPPLVTTSTDPNVAREEAGVLGFPTTRILFGDELAGDEIQYGGRASLGIWLDPAHDVGLGVRVYGLEGDNATFDAASTGDPVLARPFYNALLLQEDAVLIAYVDPIDGPIVEGNIQANYKTSFVATDVYTRIMMERDQINRVDLIGGYSYFRLADALRIRSFHTAREPLVDGTTFDIVDNFSTSNIFHGGMLGLQGTRARGRWSADWMTKVSLGSARQRVRIDGSTVVTPFMGAPVNLPGGLLAQQTNIGTYNNSQTLAVPELNVNLNYHFNSNVSVGVGYSAIWISSVITTGPEIDRQVNLSQLTGPLIGPARPLFPGFIQDDYWLMGLNFSLRAEY is encoded by the coding sequence ATGAAGACGAACCTTCGCCTCGTCGGGGCCCTTGGGGTTCTGATCTTGCTCGCCGCGACTCACGTCTCGGCTCAAGAAGTTCGCCAGGCGCTGGCCGACACCTTGGATGTCGTGCGCCAAGCTACCTGGCTGAACGATGCCGACGGCAGTTACAACCCGTGTCCCGCTGAAGACACTTGGTGTGGCGACAATTCATGTGGCATGTGCAACCAGTGTTGCCGCCCACTCAATATGTGGGCTCAAGTTGAATATCTGATGTGGTGGGGCAAGGGTTCGCACTTGCCGCCCCTCGTTACCACCAGCACCGATCCAAACGTGGCTCGCGAAGAAGCCGGCGTCCTGGGCTTTCCTACGACCCGCATCCTGTTCGGCGATGAACTGGCCGGCGACGAGATTCAATATGGCGGCCGCGCCAGCCTCGGCATCTGGCTCGACCCGGCTCACGACGTGGGCTTGGGTGTGCGTGTCTATGGTCTTGAAGGCGACAACGCCACGTTCGATGCTGCCTCGACCGGCGACCCGGTTCTGGCTCGGCCGTTCTACAACGCCCTGCTGCTGCAAGAAGACGCCGTGCTGATTGCTTACGTCGATCCCATTGATGGCCCGATCGTCGAAGGGAACATTCAAGCCAACTACAAGACTTCGTTTGTCGCCACCGACGTCTACACCCGCATCATGATGGAGCGCGACCAGATTAACCGCGTCGACTTGATCGGCGGTTACTCTTACTTCCGCTTGGCCGACGCCTTGCGAATCCGCAGCTTTCACACCGCCCGCGAACCACTCGTCGATGGCACCACCTTCGACATCGTCGATAACTTCAGCACGTCGAACATCTTCCACGGCGGTATGCTCGGTCTGCAAGGGACCCGTGCTCGCGGTCGCTGGTCGGCCGACTGGATGACGAAGGTCTCACTTGGTTCTGCTCGACAACGCGTTCGCATCGACGGTAGCACCGTAGTGACGCCATTCATGGGTGCACCGGTAAACCTGCCCGGGGGCCTGCTGGCTCAACAAACCAACATCGGCACTTACAACAACAGTCAAACGCTGGCCGTACCCGAACTAAACGTCAACCTCAACTATCACTTCAACTCGAACGTGAGCGTCGGGGTTGGTTACAGTGCCATTTGGATCTCGTCGGTTATCACGACCGGACCCGAAATCGATCGCCAGGTAAACCTGTCGCAGTTGACTGGCCCACTCATCGGCCCCGCTCGTCCTCTGTTCCCCGGCTTCATCCAGGACGACTACTGGTTGATGGGCCTGAACTTCTCACTGCGAGCCGAATACTAA
- the tsf gene encoding translation elongation factor Ts, producing the protein MAEITATLVRELRDETGLPMMDCKKALTEAGGDKEKAKETLRKNGVALQGKRGDRETAFGRFGIYHGVDKSSGAVVELKCESAPVANSAEFIQLANDLAQALATGPGAKTADELLDQPSPSKPGKTLRDVKDDMFNRIREVFNVGRLMRFDGGTGAYSHNSGTVSGVLLLVEGGTNEAAKDVAMHVAAMRPLALNKEEIDPALVDKEREILKEAALKEGKPANIVDKMVEGRLRNFYAEKALLEQPFVKEPSLTVSKFAEAAGMKIKKFLHWELGRE; encoded by the coding sequence ATGGCAGAAATCACCGCCACCCTGGTCCGCGAATTGCGCGATGAGACCGGCCTCCCCATGATGGACTGCAAGAAGGCATTGACCGAAGCCGGCGGCGACAAGGAAAAGGCGAAGGAAACGCTGCGTAAGAACGGTGTGGCCCTGCAAGGCAAGCGCGGCGATCGCGAAACGGCCTTCGGCCGCTTTGGCATCTATCATGGTGTCGACAAGTCGTCGGGTGCCGTCGTCGAACTGAAGTGCGAAAGCGCTCCAGTCGCCAACAGCGCCGAGTTCATCCAGTTGGCCAATGACTTGGCTCAAGCGCTCGCCACCGGACCCGGCGCGAAGACCGCTGACGAACTGCTCGATCAGCCTTCGCCCAGCAAGCCCGGCAAGACGCTGCGGGACGTGAAGGACGACATGTTCAACCGGATTCGTGAAGTGTTCAACGTCGGCCGCCTCATGCGGTTCGATGGTGGCACTGGCGCCTACAGCCACAACAGCGGCACCGTCTCCGGTGTGTTGTTGCTGGTGGAAGGTGGCACGAACGAAGCTGCCAAGGACGTGGCGATGCACGTGGCCGCCATGCGTCCGCTGGCGCTGAACAAGGAAGAAATCGACCCCGCGCTGGTCGACAAGGAACGCGAAATCCTGAAGGAAGCCGCACTGAAGGAAGGCAAGCCCGCCAATATCGTCGACAAGATGGTCGAAGGCCGGTTGCGTAACTTCTACGCCGAGAAGGCCCTGCTCGAGCAGCCCTTCGTCAAGGAACCGAGCCTGACCGTCAGCAAGTTCGCCGAAGCAGCTGGCATGAAGATCAAGAAGTTCCTGCACTGGGAACTGGGCCGCGAGTAA
- the rpsB gene encoding 30S ribosomal protein S2: MSDTLVQELIEAGVHFGHRASRWNPKMAPYIYARKNGIHIIDIRETVRGLLRAKKYLAQVASQGSLILFVGTKRQAGPAVERESLRCHMPFVSERWLGGCLTNFRTVRSRLTRLEQVEKIRAGEELQTYSKKMQSSLSREYRKMYRNLNGIRTLNRMPECLVVVDPNKEKNCIKEARSLGITTVALIDTDCDPDVVDLPIPGNDDGIRSVELIMRHLAEAILIGSQAAAAAKGKDKDAKPEPVNAAAAAAAAKDGNA, encoded by the coding sequence GTGAGCGATACCCTCGTCCAGGAATTGATTGAAGCAGGCGTGCATTTTGGTCACCGGGCTAGCCGGTGGAATCCCAAGATGGCACCTTACATCTATGCCCGTAAAAACGGCATTCACATTATCGACATCCGCGAAACCGTTCGCGGTCTGTTGCGAGCCAAGAAGTATTTGGCTCAGGTTGCCTCGCAAGGGAGCTTGATTCTGTTCGTCGGCACCAAGCGTCAAGCTGGTCCGGCTGTTGAGCGTGAGTCGCTTCGCTGCCATATGCCGTTCGTCAGCGAACGCTGGCTCGGTGGCTGCTTGACCAACTTCCGCACCGTTCGCAGCCGGTTGACCCGCCTGGAACAAGTCGAGAAGATTCGCGCTGGCGAAGAACTGCAGACGTACAGCAAGAAGATGCAATCGTCGCTGTCACGCGAATATCGCAAGATGTACCGCAACTTGAACGGTATCCGCACGCTCAACCGTATGCCGGAATGCCTCGTGGTCGTCGACCCGAACAAGGAAAAGAACTGCATCAAGGAAGCTCGCTCGCTGGGCATCACCACCGTCGCGCTGATCGATACCGATTGCGATCCGGACGTGGTCGATCTGCCAATTCCAGGCAACGACGACGGTATCCGCAGCGTCGAACTGATCATGCGTCACCTGGCCGAAGCGATCCTCATCGGTTCGCAAGCTGCTGCCGCTGCCAAGGGCAAGGATAAAGATGCCAAGCCTGAGCCAGTGAACGCAGCCGCTGCTGCCGCTGCCGCGAAGGATGGCAACGCTTAG
- a CDS encoding right-handed parallel beta-helix repeat-containing protein, which produces MLPTAFRTGSRAGLLTGRRLRLEQLEARLALATFYVSNAGSDTNNGSAATPWSSLQKAANVVNAGDTVIVRAGNYTGFELRRDGTASARIVFQAEAGVNITSRNAMTPDGINLEGADYVTIDGFTVNNMPRTGIRSVTNHHVILRNNKLDSNGRWGILTGFSDDILIENNVASRSVAEHGIYVSNSGDRPIIRNNTIWGNRANGIHMNGDLSQGGDGIISGAIVEGNTIYGNGGGGGSGINGDGVQSSTFRNNLIYDSKASGISLYRIDGGAGSSNNTIVNNTVIVSATGRWALNIQDGSTGNTVRNNVFYNYHSYRGSIDISANSMAGFTSDYNVIMNRFTTNGGDSIQTLAQWRASSGQDQHSIVATPTQVFVNPAAFDFHLLAGGPAINAGTSQFAPAVDLAGNARPQGGAWDIGAYEYTGTTNPPPPPPPPINSAPTDIALSAASVKENVASGTVVGLLTATDPNAGQTHTFTLVQNAGGQFAISGNKLVVSGAIDFEAASSRQVVIRATDSGGLSYDETFTITVQNVNEVVGIDVQQGAQQRSYVRYVDVVFESADGLADIVSQGRLSLTRFSTTGTAGVNVSLANKARVVGNRVVLDFGAQGIGGNRNSAVGDGYYRVRVDTDGDRVQETAQQFYRLFGDTDGNRTVNNTDVNNVNANFGRTGVNNNADINGDGVVNTLDRTYVRSRVGRSISASLPLND; this is translated from the coding sequence ATGTTGCCAACTGCTTTTCGCACCGGTTCTCGTGCCGGGCTTCTTACCGGGCGTCGTTTACGTCTGGAGCAACTCGAGGCTCGCCTCGCGCTGGCGACGTTTTACGTTTCCAATGCCGGCAGCGATACGAACAACGGTTCCGCTGCGACGCCGTGGAGCTCGCTGCAAAAAGCGGCGAATGTAGTGAACGCCGGCGATACCGTAATCGTGCGCGCGGGGAATTACACGGGCTTCGAATTGCGCCGCGATGGCACTGCTTCGGCGCGGATTGTGTTTCAAGCCGAGGCGGGCGTGAACATCACTTCGCGAAACGCCATGACGCCCGACGGCATCAATCTCGAAGGCGCGGACTATGTGACGATCGATGGCTTCACGGTCAACAATATGCCGCGCACCGGCATCCGCTCGGTGACCAATCATCATGTGATCCTGCGGAACAACAAGCTGGACAGCAACGGCCGCTGGGGGATTCTCACCGGCTTCAGCGATGACATTTTGATTGAGAACAACGTCGCCAGCCGTTCGGTCGCCGAGCACGGCATTTATGTCTCGAACAGCGGCGACCGCCCGATCATTCGAAACAACACTATCTGGGGCAATCGCGCGAACGGCATTCACATGAATGGTGATTTGTCGCAAGGTGGCGACGGGATCATCAGCGGTGCAATTGTGGAAGGGAACACCATTTATGGCAACGGCGGTGGTGGTGGCTCGGGCATCAATGGCGACGGCGTGCAGAGTTCCACATTCCGCAACAATCTGATTTACGATTCCAAGGCCAGCGGTATTTCGCTCTATCGGATTGATGGCGGCGCGGGGTCGTCGAACAACACGATCGTCAACAACACGGTCATCGTGAGTGCCACCGGGCGCTGGGCGCTGAATATTCAAGACGGCAGTACGGGCAATACGGTCCGGAACAACGTGTTCTACAACTACCACTCCTATCGCGGCTCAATCGATATCAGCGCGAACAGCATGGCGGGATTCACGAGCGATTACAACGTGATCATGAATCGCTTCACGACGAACGGTGGCGATTCCATTCAAACGCTCGCGCAGTGGCGGGCTTCGTCGGGCCAAGATCAGCACTCGATCGTCGCCACGCCGACTCAGGTGTTTGTAAATCCGGCTGCGTTCGACTTTCATCTCCTCGCCGGCGGTCCAGCCATCAATGCGGGAACCTCGCAGTTTGCTCCAGCGGTCGATTTGGCCGGTAACGCGCGGCCGCAAGGTGGGGCGTGGGATATCGGCGCGTATGAGTACACGGGAACAACAAATCCGCCACCGCCCCCTCCACCGCCAATCAACAGCGCACCGACGGACATCGCGCTGAGTGCCGCGAGTGTGAAAGAGAACGTGGCGAGTGGCACGGTCGTGGGCCTGCTGACAGCGACCGATCCGAACGCGGGGCAGACGCATACCTTCACGCTGGTGCAGAATGCGGGCGGGCAGTTCGCCATCAGTGGGAACAAGCTGGTCGTGTCCGGCGCAATTGATTTTGAAGCCGCGAGTAGTCGGCAGGTTGTGATTCGCGCGACCGATAGCGGCGGCCTGTCGTACGACGAGACGTTCACCATCACGGTCCAGAATGTGAATGAAGTCGTCGGCATCGACGTGCAACAAGGGGCCCAGCAGCGGTCGTATGTCCGTTATGTCGATGTCGTCTTCGAAAGCGCCGATGGTCTGGCGGATATCGTGAGCCAAGGTCGGTTGTCGCTGACTCGCTTTAGCACTACCGGCACCGCGGGTGTGAACGTCAGCCTCGCGAACAAGGCGAGAGTAGTCGGCAATCGAGTGGTGCTCGACTTCGGCGCGCAAGGGATCGGCGGCAATCGGAACTCGGCGGTCGGTGACGGCTATTACCGCGTGCGCGTCGATACCGATGGCGACCGGGTGCAGGAAACCGCCCAGCAGTTCTATCGCCTGTTCGGCGATACCGACGGCAACCGCACGGTGAACAACACCGACGTCAATAACGTGAATGCCAACTTCGGCCGCACCGGCGTGAATAATAATGCCGACATCAACGGCGACGGCGTCGTCAACACGCTTGACCGCACCTACGTCCGCAGCCGCGTGGGCCGCAGCATCAGCGCGAGTCTGCCGCTGAATGATTGA
- a CDS encoding ABC transporter ATP-binding protein — MTHAPLPEIPAVKPFVETHELTKIYGPLRALDGCTLSVGKGEVFGLLGPNGAGKTTLLRLLLGFLQPSAGHATIAGLDCRRQSVAVRRQVAYLPAEAALFPQMRGREVLRFFAEIRGNTIDASLTIAERLELDLKRSVGFMSTGMKQKLALAATLGADVPMYILDEPTANLDPSVRSSVLALVAEARDRGATVMFSSHVLAEVEEVCQRVVILRSGQLVHTQVLQELRSQHRILAWLNGPLPPVPHELSRDDCRVSQQGDLATIESDGDLQPLLGWLASLPLRDIRIEPVGLRTIYERFHRSEPATAITPSPEASDAHKPLEYEALR, encoded by the coding sequence GTGACGCACGCCCCTTTGCCCGAGATCCCCGCAGTGAAACCTTTTGTCGAGACCCACGAGCTGACCAAGATCTATGGTCCGCTGCGAGCCCTCGATGGTTGCACACTGTCCGTGGGCAAAGGCGAGGTCTTTGGCCTGCTGGGGCCCAATGGAGCCGGCAAAACGACTCTCTTGCGGCTGCTGCTTGGGTTTCTGCAGCCCAGTGCCGGGCACGCGACGATTGCGGGACTCGACTGTCGGCGGCAATCGGTGGCGGTGCGGCGGCAGGTAGCCTATCTGCCCGCCGAAGCGGCTCTCTTCCCGCAGATGCGCGGTCGCGAAGTGCTGCGGTTCTTTGCCGAGATCCGTGGCAACACCATCGACGCCTCGCTGACGATTGCCGAGCGTCTGGAACTCGATCTCAAGCGGAGTGTTGGTTTCATGTCGACCGGCATGAAACAAAAGCTGGCCCTCGCCGCGACGCTGGGGGCCGATGTGCCCATGTATATTCTCGACGAACCGACCGCGAACCTCGATCCTTCCGTCCGTTCTTCGGTCTTGGCGCTCGTGGCCGAAGCCCGCGACCGCGGCGCGACGGTCATGTTCTCGTCGCACGTGCTGGCCGAAGTAGAAGAAGTTTGCCAGCGGGTTGTGATCTTGCGCAGCGGACAACTCGTGCATACGCAAGTGCTGCAAGAGTTGCGGTCGCAGCACCGTATTTTGGCCTGGCTGAATGGTCCGCTGCCGCCGGTTCCGCACGAGCTGTCGCGCGACGATTGCCGCGTCTCTCAACAGGGAGACCTGGCAACGATTGAATCGGACGGTGACTTGCAGCCGTTGCTCGGTTGGCTCGCTAGCCTGCCGCTCCGCGATATTCGCATCGAGCCCGTGGGGCTGCGAACCATCTACGAACGTTTTCATCGCTCGGAGCCGGCGACCGCCATTACTCCTTCGCCCGAGGCAAGCGACGCGCACAAGCCGCTGGAATATGAGGCCCTGCGATGA